Proteins from one Mercurialis annua linkage group LG7, ddMerAnnu1.2, whole genome shotgun sequence genomic window:
- the LOC126656384 gene encoding terpene synthase 10-like isoform X1: MAFHLCAAFTKLSFGRNHVARQRNGNVVGRYNCMAGSSNSNQITVRRTAHYKPTIWDYDFVQSLKSEYEGEKFTERVKELKEEVKMMMLNKNMVPLEKLELIDTLQRLGIAYHFSDEIKTVLKSIYNHTVNNWMKEDLYAAALQFRLFRQHGFKLSQEMFDFFLDELGNFKKCHCEDFKGLLSLYEASYVLEEGENVLEVARKFTTISLQKHTQLNKNHYLSILISQSLEVPLHWRMLRFESRWFIDVYEQKQDMNPLLLQFAKLNFNIVQAMHLDDLKYTARWWRNTGLGEHLKFARDRIVENFLWTVGVIFEPQFGYFRRMATKVNALITTIDDIYDVYGTLDELQQFTDAVQRWDVNAMEQLPYYMKLCFLTLHNSINQIAYDPLKEQGIYSIPYLKKAWADICKCYLLEAKWHYNGYTPSFEEYMDNAWISISAPVILVHAFFLLKNPITNDALKCLNEYPRIIRYSSTILRLADDLGTSSDEVKRGDVPKSIQCYMHETGVSEEKAREHIRSLICETWKKMNKERVADDSPFSDTFIGVVVNLARMALYMYQYGDGHGNNEEGKTKDRVMSLLIHPIPIQI; the protein is encoded by the exons ATGGCCTTTCATTTATGTGCCGCATTTACTAAGCTATCATTTGGAAGAAATCATGTTGCCCGGCAAAGAAATGGTAATGTTGTTGGCCGGTATAATTGCATGGCTGGTTCATCAAATTCCAATCAAATTACAGTGAGACGAACTGCACACTACAAACCCACCATCTGGGATTATGATTTTGTGCAGTCACTGAAGAGTGAATATGAG GGAGAGAAGTTTACAGAACGAGTTAAAGAGCTAAAGGAAGAAGTGAAGATGATGATGCTTAATAAAAACATGGTTCCTTTGGAAAAGCTGGAGCTAATAGATACATTGCAAAGACTTGGAATAGCTTATCATTTCAGTGATGAAATAAAGACAGTTTTGAAAAGCATTTACAATCACACTGTAAATAATTGGATGAAGGAGGATTTGTATGCTGCAGCTCTTCAATTTAGACTCTTTAGACAACATGGGTTTAAGTTATCCCAAG AAATGTTCGATTTCTTTCTAGACGAGCTTGGAAACTTCAAAAAATGTCATTGTGAGGATTTTAAGGGATTGCTATCTTTATATGAGGCGTCATACGTTTTAGAAGAAGGTGAAAACGTACTAGAAGTGGCAAGAAAATTTACCACCATTTCTCTACAGAAGCATACTCAACTCAACAAAAATCATTATCTATCGATCTTAATAAGTCAGTCACTTGAGGTCCCACTTCATTGGAGGATGCTAAGGTTTGAGAGTAGATGGTTCATTGATGTGTATGAGCAAaaacaagacatgaatcctCTTCTTCTCCAATTCGCTAAGCTCAATTTCAACATTGTACAGGCGATGCACCTGGATGACCTAAAATACACTGCAcg GTGGTGGAGAAATACAGGTCTTGGAGAACATTTGAAATTTGCAAGAGACAGGATAGTGGAGAATTTCTTATGGACTGTTGGGGTTATATTTGAGCCCCAGTTCGGATATTTTAGGAGAATGGCAACCAAAGTGAATGCACTAATAACAACCATTGATGACATCTATGATGTGTATGGCACTTTGGATGAACTCCAGCAATTTACTGATGCCGTTCAAAG GTGGGATGTTAATGCAATGGAGCAGCTTCCATACTACATGAAACTATGTTTTCTAACCCTTCATAATTCCATCAACCAAATAGCTTATGACCCCCTCAAAGAACAAGGAATTTACAGCATTCCTTACCTGAAGAAAGCT TGGGCAGATATATGTAAATGTTATCTATTGGAAGCCAAGTGGCACTACAACGGCTATACACCAAGTTTTGAAGAATACATGGATAATGCATGGATTTCTATATCGGCTCCTGTGATCTTGGTCCATGCTTTTTTTCTTCTCAAAAATCCAATAACAAATGATGCTTTGAAATGCTTGAATGAGTATCCTCGTATAATTCGATACTCGTCTACGATTTTGAGGCTTGCAGATGATCTCGGAACATCTTCG GATGAAGTAAAGAGAGGCGATGTTCCAAAATCAATACAATGTTATATGCACGAGACTGGAGTTTCGGAGGAGAAAGCACGTGAGCACATTAGATCCTTAATTTGTGAAACATGGAAGAAGATGAATAAAGAACGAGTAGCTGACGATTCGCCATTCTCGGATACTTTCATCGGAGTAGTGGTGAATCTAGCAAGGATGGCGTTATACATGTATCAATATGGAGATGGACATGGAAATAATGAGGAGGGTAAGACTAAGGATCGTGTTATGTCATTACTTATTCACCCTATTCCTATACAGATTTAA
- the LOC126656384 gene encoding terpene synthase 10-like isoform X2 — protein sequence MAFHLCAAFTKLSFGRNHVARQRNGNVVGRYNCMAGSSNSNQITVRRTAHYKPTIWDYDFVQSLKSEYEGEKFTERVKELKEEVKMMMLNKNMVPLEKLELIDTLQRLGIAYHFSDEIKTVLKSIYNHTVNNWMKEDLYAAALQFRLFRQHGFKLSQDELGNFKKCHCEDFKGLLSLYEASYVLEEGENVLEVARKFTTISLQKHTQLNKNHYLSILISQSLEVPLHWRMLRFESRWFIDVYEQKQDMNPLLLQFAKLNFNIVQAMHLDDLKYTARWWRNTGLGEHLKFARDRIVENFLWTVGVIFEPQFGYFRRMATKVNALITTIDDIYDVYGTLDELQQFTDAVQRWDVNAMEQLPYYMKLCFLTLHNSINQIAYDPLKEQGIYSIPYLKKAWADICKCYLLEAKWHYNGYTPSFEEYMDNAWISISAPVILVHAFFLLKNPITNDALKCLNEYPRIIRYSSTILRLADDLGTSSDEVKRGDVPKSIQCYMHETGVSEEKAREHIRSLICETWKKMNKERVADDSPFSDTFIGVVVNLARMALYMYQYGDGHGNNEEGKTKDRVMSLLIHPIPIQI from the exons ATGGCCTTTCATTTATGTGCCGCATTTACTAAGCTATCATTTGGAAGAAATCATGTTGCCCGGCAAAGAAATGGTAATGTTGTTGGCCGGTATAATTGCATGGCTGGTTCATCAAATTCCAATCAAATTACAGTGAGACGAACTGCACACTACAAACCCACCATCTGGGATTATGATTTTGTGCAGTCACTGAAGAGTGAATATGAG GGAGAGAAGTTTACAGAACGAGTTAAAGAGCTAAAGGAAGAAGTGAAGATGATGATGCTTAATAAAAACATGGTTCCTTTGGAAAAGCTGGAGCTAATAGATACATTGCAAAGACTTGGAATAGCTTATCATTTCAGTGATGAAATAAAGACAGTTTTGAAAAGCATTTACAATCACACTGTAAATAATTGGATGAAGGAGGATTTGTATGCTGCAGCTCTTCAATTTAGACTCTTTAGACAACATGGGTTTAAGTTATCCCAAG ACGAGCTTGGAAACTTCAAAAAATGTCATTGTGAGGATTTTAAGGGATTGCTATCTTTATATGAGGCGTCATACGTTTTAGAAGAAGGTGAAAACGTACTAGAAGTGGCAAGAAAATTTACCACCATTTCTCTACAGAAGCATACTCAACTCAACAAAAATCATTATCTATCGATCTTAATAAGTCAGTCACTTGAGGTCCCACTTCATTGGAGGATGCTAAGGTTTGAGAGTAGATGGTTCATTGATGTGTATGAGCAAaaacaagacatgaatcctCTTCTTCTCCAATTCGCTAAGCTCAATTTCAACATTGTACAGGCGATGCACCTGGATGACCTAAAATACACTGCAcg GTGGTGGAGAAATACAGGTCTTGGAGAACATTTGAAATTTGCAAGAGACAGGATAGTGGAGAATTTCTTATGGACTGTTGGGGTTATATTTGAGCCCCAGTTCGGATATTTTAGGAGAATGGCAACCAAAGTGAATGCACTAATAACAACCATTGATGACATCTATGATGTGTATGGCACTTTGGATGAACTCCAGCAATTTACTGATGCCGTTCAAAG GTGGGATGTTAATGCAATGGAGCAGCTTCCATACTACATGAAACTATGTTTTCTAACCCTTCATAATTCCATCAACCAAATAGCTTATGACCCCCTCAAAGAACAAGGAATTTACAGCATTCCTTACCTGAAGAAAGCT TGGGCAGATATATGTAAATGTTATCTATTGGAAGCCAAGTGGCACTACAACGGCTATACACCAAGTTTTGAAGAATACATGGATAATGCATGGATTTCTATATCGGCTCCTGTGATCTTGGTCCATGCTTTTTTTCTTCTCAAAAATCCAATAACAAATGATGCTTTGAAATGCTTGAATGAGTATCCTCGTATAATTCGATACTCGTCTACGATTTTGAGGCTTGCAGATGATCTCGGAACATCTTCG GATGAAGTAAAGAGAGGCGATGTTCCAAAATCAATACAATGTTATATGCACGAGACTGGAGTTTCGGAGGAGAAAGCACGTGAGCACATTAGATCCTTAATTTGTGAAACATGGAAGAAGATGAATAAAGAACGAGTAGCTGACGATTCGCCATTCTCGGATACTTTCATCGGAGTAGTGGTGAATCTAGCAAGGATGGCGTTATACATGTATCAATATGGAGATGGACATGGAAATAATGAGGAGGGTAAGACTAAGGATCGTGTTATGTCATTACTTATTCACCCTATTCCTATACAGATTTAA
- the LOC126656811 gene encoding uncharacterized protein LOC126656811 has translation MSMIENLLRILRCFELISGLKINYHKSFIIGINVDESSLSRATSILNCKVETFPITYLGLPLSNRSIGRRLWDPFPDLYRLCRQQDVMVAAVFNVQFQNFSNITWSRRLRIGEQDRLQVMLDLLDAHIPLQQQPDHFYWKNHHHFSSASMNKLLSTTVDRNNQQVSFLALQVWKEPIPPRLQFFFWLLARDRISSNLSLVRRGILQHNHASCSLCQLEESSLHIVIHCGFAWGFWTNILSKCHVSWVARNSLEHFFNLWNSLAAGRHRSLWKLMWFFGV, from the exons ATGTCAATGATCGAGAACCTTCTTCGCATTTTGAGATGCTTTGAACTGATCTCAGGACTTAAGATAAACTATCATAAATCTTTTATTATCGGCATCAATGTTGATGAATCCTCTCTTTCGCGGGCAACTAGCATCCTGAACTGCAAAGTTGAAACATTTCCCATCACCTATTTAGGACTCCCTTTATCAAATAGATCGATTGGGAGAAGACTTTGGGATCCG TTCCCGGACCTTTATCGTCTTTGTAGACAACAAGACGTTATGGTTGCTGCTGTTTTTAACGTTCAGTTTCAAAATTTCAGCAACATTACCTGGTCTAGACGTCTTCGTATTGGTGAACAGGATCGTCTCCAAGTGATGCTCGACCTGTTGGATGCTCACATCCCTCTTCAACAGCAACCAGACCATTTCTACTGGAAGAATCATCATCATTTCTCCTCCGCTTCAATGAACAAGCTGCTGTCAACGACTGTGGATCGTAATAACCAGCAGGTTTCGTTTCTTGCTCTGCAGGTTTGGAAGGAACCTATTCCTCCTCGACTTCAGTTTTTTTTCTGGTTGTTGGCTCGTGATAGGATATCTTCAAATCTTTCTTTGGTTAGACGAGGTATTCTTCAACACAATCACGCTTCTTGTTCCCTTTGTCAGCTAGAGGAATCTAGTCTTCATATCGTCATTCATTGCGGTTTTGCCTGGGGTTTTTGGACGAACATTCTTTCAAAATGTCATGTTAGTTGGGTTGCACGGAATTCTTTAGAACACTTCTTCAATTTATGGAATTCTTTAGCTGCAGGACGTCATCGCTCTCTTTGGAAGTTAATGTGGTTTTTCGGAGTTTGA
- the LOC126656812 gene encoding ethylene-responsive transcription factor LEP-like, with product MSTSEKPLHPGFALLQRNTCQTGFRKGRRKQQEAGRFIGVRRRPWGRYASEIRDPNTKARHWLGTFDTAHEAALAYDRAALSIKGTQAKTNFIYPNFHSLLTPFQLPISQNTNNVQISPPNQSSADSCAAEVSTDHSFNFFFSQEDSSNSGYLGCIVPDNCLRPTTSIDVQTSANSKTPENDLHQSHFHSYGIPVDSGACFDELNKGLLWGDDDGHHYQYPSWELKSDEISAVINYNPLTVGDDFVGGFNYSSINCNPSYGSVLSQATTTPSVSSYNPAYGDNIVDFDSKLSFCLKRFHFLKTKFLEEAPMFIIYRLHSSFSTSPSKIATNFVSIVFLFAIVGAEDLHRILAKKNIIFDIYDLLMMVDC from the exons ATGTCCACATCAGAAAAACCCTTGCATCCTGGTTTTGCTCTTCTCCAGAGGAACACATGTCAAACTGGTTTcagaaaaggaagaagaaagcAGCAGGAAGCAGGAAGATTTATTGGGGTAAGAAGGAGACCTTGGGGTAGATATGCCTCTGAAATTAGAGACCCTAATACTAAAGCAAGACACTGGCTTGGTACTTTTGATACTGCTCATGAAGCTGCTCTTGCTTATGATAGGGCTGCCCTTTCCATTAAAGGTACTCAAGCTAAAACCAACTTCATTTACCCTAATTTTCACTCTCTTCTTACTCCTTTTCAGCTCCCCATTAGCCAGAATACTAACAATGTTCAAATTTCTCCACCCAACCAATCATCTGCTGACTCATGTGCTGCTGAAGTTTCTACTGATCATAgtttcaatttcttcttttctcaAGAGGATTCTTCTAACTCTGGCTACTTGGGTTGTATTGTTCCTGATAACTGCCTAAGACCAACAACTTCCATTGATGTTCAGACAAGTGCTAACTCCAAAACTCCAGAAAATGATCTGCACCAGTCACATTTTCATAGTTATGGGATTCCTGTAGATAGTGGGGCTTGCTTTGATGAACTCAACAAAGGATTACTATGGGGAGATGATGATGGTCACCACTACCAGTACCCTTCTTGGGAATTGAAATCTGATGAGATTTCTGCGGTTATCAACTATAACCCATTAACGGTAGGTGATGATTTCGTGGGAGGTTTCAATTATAGCAGCATTAATTGCAATCCTAGTTATGGCTCAGTACTGTCTCAAGCAACAACTACACCATCAGTATCATCATATAATCCTGCTTATGGTGACAATATAGTAGATTTTGA TTCTAAACTGAGTTTTTGTTTGAAAAGATTTCACTTTCTGAAGACAAAATTTT tggaagAAGCACCCATGTTTATT ATCTATCGTCTTCATTCATCTTTCTCAACGTCGCCGTCCAAAATTGCTACAAATTTTGtcagtattgtttttctttttgccATCGTTGGAGCTGAAGATCTGCATAGAATTCTGGCGAAGAAAAAcattatttttgatatt TACGATTTGTtaatgatggttgattgctga